One window from the genome of Candidatus Bathyarchaeota archaeon encodes:
- a CDS encoding tyrosine-type recombinase/integrase yields MDAIQSFINQNRFSASTKKHYRYILNRLDADVIDITAISADDLYNWLEAQGWGDQMRWQAYACIRSFLRWTTGDDHPALRLKISRSQPGPQRSLDSNQAALLIDSFDDSVFGLRDKAIATVLLDTGLRCAEVCRLELKHIDLKKRLLSVLCKGSQWGFGAFSIETADNIRTWLDVRREIAAYGVRTLFVSIKGLTPGSPLTPDGLNVIVRRWGVRIGIKLSPHDFRRGFAVISTQSGAPSRLVQIAGRWSSIKMVEHYTRNLTLADFEKYYPVNSIRHRKNE; encoded by the coding sequence GTGGACGCGATCCAATCATTCATCAATCAAAATCGTTTCTCTGCTTCAACAAAAAAACACTACCGCTACATCTTGAATCGCCTGGATGCCGATGTAATCGATATTACGGCCATATCCGCAGATGATTTGTATAACTGGTTGGAAGCCCAGGGTTGGGGAGATCAAATGCGTTGGCAGGCTTATGCCTGTATTCGCTCTTTTTTACGTTGGACGACCGGTGACGATCATCCAGCGCTCAGACTGAAAATATCACGATCACAGCCAGGTCCTCAACGAAGCCTCGATTCAAACCAGGCAGCGCTTCTAATCGACTCGTTCGACGATTCGGTATTCGGTCTACGCGACAAGGCAATAGCAACAGTTTTGCTTGATACCGGCCTGCGCTGCGCCGAGGTATGCCGCTTGGAATTAAAACATATCGACTTGAAAAAGCGGCTTTTATCTGTTTTATGTAAAGGTTCGCAATGGGGTTTTGGTGCATTTTCGATCGAGACTGCCGATAATATACGCACCTGGCTGGATGTACGTCGGGAGATTGCAGCTTATGGTGTGAGAACCTTGTTTGTTAGCATTAAAGGATTAACTCCTGGAAGTCCGCTCACGCCAGACGGTTTGAATGTGATCGTGCGACGCTGGGGCGTGCGAATCGGCATAAAACTCAGCCCTCACGATTTCCGTCGTGGTTTTGCGGTCATATCGACACAATCTGGAGCGCCATCACGCTTGGTTCAGATCGCCGGGCGATGGTCATCAATCAAGATGGTGGAGCATTACACGCGGAATCTGACCCTGGCGGATTTTGAAAAATATTACCCTGTGAATTCAATACGTCATCGAAAAAACGAGTAG
- a CDS encoding FtsK/SpoIIIE domain-containing protein produces MTKIKFVLRRQNNKTLITEAAEGGENESHTGDVYISPVGDLSDLDPSGATVDLIPEDQQFHMAEEPDRLRKSIHRMSSRHWIARLIRGIVRATRKREIDPSVQRKRQEESKLRHQRRFLMEEADLYWDRIINTLNARDLCYRYPKSERDLLTSGIRSVNFTEVRLQSAQIGFKIDTVHRPRGIGILQLVAEDVLTDLSVSCGHRVTAMYNEKDGAWYWVERESGIRGIPSHVTWQEMTEVWPQYADELTIPMGRSANSKMIYRSLKTMPHLLIAGSTGAGKSNMMNVILCTLISRNTPDNLRLLGVDLKGGLELTFYEGIPHLMSLEDITETGIVYERDAVPGLLSWLIGEGERRMNILKEAGHKEFGKYNAHRKYNKLPRIVLLIDEWADIKLDPAVGRKAEPLLANLAARMRAVGIHVIVATQAPTKEVISTLIKTNLKSKMAFSCPSISSSMLILGNGDAKDLQPPGRFIYQSGEQITIQSPYISDQMVREIVQAAIEGRSMQIKQSHDVTLEEILCYALDNLDGELSHTKLYEQFKKRGLTRDETRTWMKSIENQVVVVRDTSYEVSIPSGSAPRRLKLVSDDVEIE; encoded by the coding sequence ATGACAAAAATCAAGTTCGTTCTCCGTAGACAAAATAACAAGACCCTAATTACTGAGGCGGCTGAGGGGGGTGAGAACGAATCCCATACTGGTGATGTGTATATATCTCCAGTTGGTGATCTCTCTGACTTAGACCCAAGCGGCGCAACCGTCGATTTGATCCCAGAGGATCAACAATTCCACATGGCAGAGGAACCCGATAGATTACGAAAATCTATTCATCGGATGTCCAGCAGACATTGGATTGCCCGATTGATTAGGGGTATAGTTAGAGCTACCAGAAAACGCGAAATTGATCCATCTGTACAGCGTAAACGCCAGGAAGAGTCCAAATTGCGGCATCAAAGGCGCTTTCTTATGGAAGAGGCAGATTTATATTGGGATCGCATAATCAACACGTTAAATGCTCGAGACCTGTGCTATCGCTACCCAAAATCTGAGCGTGATCTATTGACGTCTGGAATTCGCTCTGTGAACTTTACTGAAGTGCGTCTACAATCTGCACAGATTGGATTCAAAATCGATACAGTTCACAGGCCGCGCGGGATCGGTATATTACAACTGGTAGCCGAGGATGTATTAACTGATTTATCTGTCAGTTGTGGGCATCGCGTTACTGCCATGTACAACGAAAAGGACGGGGCCTGGTATTGGGTGGAAAGAGAGAGCGGTATCAGGGGTATACCATCTCATGTTACCTGGCAGGAGATGACCGAAGTCTGGCCGCAATATGCCGATGAGCTAACTATACCGATGGGACGCAGTGCCAATAGTAAGATGATCTATCGTTCGTTAAAAACTATGCCACATTTACTGATTGCCGGTTCCACCGGCGCTGGAAAGTCTAACATGATGAACGTCATCCTATGTACCCTCATCAGCCGTAATACTCCTGACAATTTACGACTTCTCGGGGTGGATTTAAAAGGCGGACTTGAATTGACATTCTACGAGGGGATCCCCCACCTAATGTCGCTCGAAGACATTACGGAAACAGGTATAGTGTATGAACGTGATGCTGTCCCGGGCCTGCTATCCTGGCTAATCGGCGAGGGTGAACGGCGTATGAATATCCTCAAAGAGGCAGGGCATAAGGAATTTGGAAAATACAATGCACATAGAAAATACAACAAGCTGCCCCGCATTGTCTTGTTAATCGATGAATGGGCTGACATCAAACTTGATCCAGCGGTTGGCCGCAAAGCCGAACCGCTATTAGCGAATCTGGCAGCCCGGATGCGCGCTGTCGGAATTCATGTTATTGTGGCAACCCAGGCGCCGACAAAGGAGGTTATATCGACATTAATCAAGACGAACCTGAAATCTAAAATGGCTTTTTCGTGTCCCAGCATTTCATCATCGATGCTGATTTTAGGCAATGGCGATGCGAAAGACCTTCAACCTCCAGGCCGGTTTATTTACCAATCTGGGGAGCAAATCACGATCCAATCGCCATATATCTCCGATCAAATGGTTCGTGAAATAGTGCAGGCCGCCATCGAAGGCCGGTCGATGCAAATTAAACAAAGCCATGATGTTACGCTTGAGGAAATCCTTTGCTACGCACTTGACAACCTGGATGGAGAACTATCGCACACCAAACTGTATGAGCAGTTCAAAAAACGCGGCTTGACGCGTGATGAAACACGAACATGGATGAAAAGCATTGAAAATCAGGTAGTTGTTGTTCGTGATACATCATACGAAGTTTCTATACCATCAGGTTCAGCGCCACGCAGGTTGAAGTTAGTATCTGATGATGTTGAAATAGAGTAA
- a CDS encoding glycosyltransferase: protein MIDLSIILPAHNESKRLPRCMSILENWLVQNTFEKCVEIIIVENGSSDETYQVATSYCNHYPAKVRTITLPMRGKGIAVKTGMLIANGAIRMMADVDLAMLPHASDSTDKLRNDWWRMYYLAHEFPVVIGSRRALGAIIDEPLHRKLTGLLFNRLVRFLLPDIRDSQCGFKCFNGLAAETLFSRQAINGMAFDVEILYLARLLGIEVFEVGVNWTHDNDSRVRMGRDSFAMVIDLFRIYCMYRNEPKSSIL, encoded by the coding sequence TTGATCGATCTATCTATCATCCTACCTGCTCATAACGAATCGAAACGCTTGCCGCGTTGCATGTCGATCCTTGAAAATTGGCTGGTGCAAAACACATTTGAAAAATGCGTTGAAATCATCATCGTTGAGAATGGCTCATCCGATGAAACTTACCAGGTAGCCACATCGTACTGCAATCATTATCCAGCAAAAGTCCGGACAATCACATTACCTATGCGAGGCAAGGGAATAGCAGTCAAAACTGGCATGTTGATCGCAAATGGAGCCATTCGAATGATGGCTGACGTTGATCTGGCAATGTTGCCGCACGCTTCTGATTCAACAGATAAACTGCGAAACGATTGGTGGAGAATGTATTATCTGGCCCATGAATTCCCCGTTGTGATCGGTTCACGCCGGGCGTTAGGAGCAATCATAGACGAACCACTCCACCGCAAATTGACAGGCCTCCTGTTCAATCGCCTGGTACGGTTTCTATTGCCAGATATTCGCGATTCGCAATGCGGTTTCAAATGTTTCAACGGTCTTGCAGCAGAAACATTGTTCAGTCGCCAGGCCATCAATGGCATGGCCTTCGATGTTGAAATTCTCTACCTGGCGCGTCTGTTAGGCATAGAAGTGTTTGAGGTTGGGGTAAATTGGACGCACGATAACGATTCGCGTGTACGGATGGGGCGTGATAGCTTTGCCATGGTTATAGATTTGTTCCGTATCTATTGCATGTATCGCAACGAACCAAAATCGTCAATTCTCTAG
- a CDS encoding metal-binding protein, which yields MADGKTHHAISLIMALSTAASVKVLGQPASIMLPIASGMLAGILITPDLDVQNPVHANNVAYRVHWIIGAAWRFIWWPYARLIPHHRHWLSHLPFVGTLVRLIYLYVLGYLGMSVTHLISQSVSVSQLPQLWRPYAWPEWLIFFVWGLMISDFGHWCLDGFPTNLPGNTTKKRNATTE from the coding sequence ATGGCGGACGGTAAGACACACCATGCTATTAGCTTGATCATGGCTCTTAGCACAGCCGCGTCGGTAAAGGTCTTAGGACAACCGGCGTCAATCATGTTGCCGATCGCCTCCGGTATGCTGGCCGGTATACTCATCACACCAGACCTAGACGTTCAAAACCCGGTGCATGCAAACAATGTGGCTTACCGGGTGCATTGGATAATCGGCGCAGCCTGGCGCTTTATCTGGTGGCCGTACGCACGCCTGATACCACACCATCGACATTGGCTATCACATTTACCGTTTGTCGGTACCTTAGTCAGGTTAATATATCTGTATGTCCTGGGTTATCTTGGTATGAGTGTGACACACCTGATCAGTCAAAGCGTCAGCGTGTCACAATTGCCACAGCTTTGGCGTCCGTATGCCTGGCCAGAATGGTTAATATTTTTCGTCTGGGGGCTGATGATCTCAGATTTTGGGCATTGGTGCTTAGATGGTTTCCCGACGAACTTACCTGGCAATACAACCAAAAAACGCAATGCCACAACAGAGTAA